GAGTTTTTCCATCTGGCGATAAGTCAAATTTCAGATTTTGAAATTCTTTGTTATCCAGAAGTAAATCAACTTTACCCAGTGCTTGTGCTGGTTTTTCAGGTTTTGCAGAAATACCTGTTGTCACTGTGTAAAGTTCAGTTGAGAGTAAGTCTTGGCTTCCTAGTTTACGAGCAGAAAATAAAATTTTCTCTCCATTTGGAAAGGGCTTAAAATCCATGACAACCAAGTCTTTTGGGGTGAGTACCATTTTTCGTTCTTGGCTTAGGTTGTAAAGAACTAATCGCCCCTTGTCTTGTTGATCTGCCCCGATGTAAAGAATAATGCGATCGCGTGTGCGGAAACTTCCTGTAAAAGGTTGTATCTGTCTATTTTTGTTCCCTTCTTTTTGGGAAAATTTATCTACCGCTCCCTGCAACTGCACTTTGTACGTTGTTCCATAGGGGGCTGGTGTCATCAGTGTGTAAACCATCCGCCGTCCTGCCCAACTTACTTTACCTGCTAAAGGCGGATCAATTTTGATGTTATCCTCTACGCTTTTTGAGTCCATTGGGCGACTGAAGGTGAGGGTAAAGGATGTGTCATCTGCTGCAATTAGTTGATTTTGCCAGCTAAAATAACGCACATTCGGCTTAACTCCATCACCCTGTAACATTAATAGCCCAATCAGCAGACTGAGGATGAGTATCACTCCTATAGCAATACGATCTAAAGGTTGGAAAAAAATTTTACTGGTGGTCATTATTATCAGTTATCAGTTATCAGTTATCAGTTACCAGCTATAGGACTCGTATTTGATTTTTGACGAAGCTAGGTACACTTTTATTGCTTCTTAAGCGTTAAGCGTCTCTACTTTGTGATTCACACTCATCAAACCGGATTCCTATATCAGTCATCAGTCATCAGTTGTTAGTGTTCACTGTTTACTGTTCACTGTTCACTGATAACTAGTAAGTATATGGATCTTTGGGTTGAGGAATTTTCTTCAAGGAAGTTGCATCGATGGTCAGTTGACGTTTATTTGCTAGGTTTTCCGTCACCATTTGTCCTTCGACTTCTAACCAGGTATCGGCTGGGTACTGATCAGCACTCTCTTTCAGTTTTACTGGTAATCCTACGGGATACGCATCTGCAGCACAACAAGTAATCACAAATCGTGCCAAGAACAAATGTTCTTTTCCTATATCTGGTGGATGGATGACAAATCCTTGCACCTTGACTTTTTGTCCATTATATGCGTCAGGTTCTGGGTAGACATTCAGCGTACGTACCCAACCTACGAGTGTTCGCTCTTCTGGAGGGCTGGAAGCCTGAAATGGTTGAGGTTGGGGGCGTTTTCCTTGAAGTTGATCCGCTGTTGTTTGGGGTTTAGCGCGTGTTGCTCCCATTAAATCTGTTACACCTCGCTCAAGCGCAGTTTGGCTGGCAAAAACGTGGGGTGTGATTATTAATCCTAAAATTGCTGCTGTTAATACTAAAGCACTGCTCCAACCTGGTGGAAATAAAGTCAAGTGCTGTACATTTGGGGTGATTTCACGACGTCGCTGCAAAAGCTGCAGTGCCTTGAAAAAAGCAATAGTTATCAAGCCAATGGCACCTACAATTGCTAACCAAAAGTAGTCGGGGTGAATTAACAAGTTTAACTTGTTAGTCAGCCAGTATTTCAGAATTAAAACACCCCAAGCTGTAATAGCTAAAACATCCACCCAAGGCAGTAATTTTTGAGAAGGAATTTTAGATTTTCTTTTTGGTATTGAAGTCATTAGTCATTTTTTAAAGGACGTGCAAATTGATGAAGAGTGTGAATAGAAATGTTAACAGTCCTGCTAAAACAAACAAGTAAATAACAGCCCTTGGTTTAAAAATGGATAATAATAAACCAACGCCTTTGATGTCAATCATTGGTCCATATATCAAAAAAGCCAACAAAGAACCGCCGGTAAATATCGAGGCAAAAGACAGGGCAAAGAATGAATCAACTGTAGAACAAATTGACACCACCACAGCTAATATCATCATGGCAGTGATGGAGCTAATTGGACCAGCCCCTAAACCGATGATAAATTCACGGGGGGTTAGTACTTGAATAGCAGCAGCAATGGCACTTCCTATAACCAATACTGCTCCTAATTCACGCAATTCTTGCACACAATTATCGACTAACAACCGCAGTTTATCTGATAGAGGTTTACTGGGTTTAGAAGCTCGCATATTTCCTTGCAAAATATCCCCATCCATGCGTATGTTTTGTCCTGCTTGTCCTCCTAGCAAATATGTTCCAGACTGTAATAAAGTAGATCCACTTGCCTCCTGCTGTTGAACGAATTGACTTTTAGGGCGGCGTTTGGGTTGTGGTTTTGCAGGTGGATTAAATTTTAGATAACGGGCGATCGCAGGTTGTACCAAAGGATCTAAATTTTTTTGAAAACTAAAGATATAGGCGACGATAACTGCGATCAAGAAAGAAAGTACGACTCGTAATACCACGATTTCTGGCTGATCGCGAAATGCTGTCCAAGTTGCCCAAATGACGATGGGATTGACAGTCGGTGCTGCTAGCAGAAAGCCAATTGCTACTGGTATGGGGACTCCTTGCATCAGCAACCGTCGTGCTACTGGTACGTTACCGCATTCACAAACAGGAAATAAAAAGCCCACGAGACTACCAACCAATGCACCCAGAAACGCATTTTTGGGCATTTTTTCTACCAGTTTGCGCTCATCGACAAAAAACAGTAGCAAACTAGAGAACAAAACCCCAAGCAACAAGAAAGGTATCGCCTCAACTAGCAAACTAAGAAAAAGAGTGAAACCATTGTTCAATTGATTCATGTGTGTTGCTTATCAAAGCGGTGTTGAGTTTTCAGATTTTGCCAAGTCATTTGATGCAAACAAGTATTACTCATAGGTTGTGATTATTCAAGAACACTCAAGTAACAAGATTTTTTTATCTTAATTGCGATTTTTTATCTAGCCAATCTTCGTTAACCATGAGTCATGAGCAATTAGCAGTCCGATATGGCTGTATATACTTGTCTTTGTCCTTTGTGTCCGAATGTAAGCCGTAGTTTCTAGATTGTCAGACTTCAGAATTAGTTCCAATTTGGGAGAGTCAGCACTTATTTGCACAATATGTAATTAGCAAATTTTTCTAGTGAAAGTAATTTTGCATGTTATGTTATTCTTCGCCCATTGTCATAAAGGATTCACAGTTTTTAAACATTTGGCGATCGCGGTAGGTAATGACTCATTTTGGGGTATGCCTATTTTAGGTAACATCTCATGCGAGTATGGATAAATAAGTACTACAAAATTTTTCAAACTGCAAGACCAAAATGGAACAAATATGTTCACAAGGGTGTAGGGTGCGGAGTGTGGGGGTTCCCCGCGTTGAGGCATGTGGCGTGAGCCAGTTCCCACTCTTGCAGTCGCGCCCGAGAGCGGGAGACAAGGACTGCGCTGTGCTGTCTCTCCGGGGTGAGGCAGCGCGGTCTTGGGGAGCGCTAGCCATGCAGGAGGGTTTCCCTCCGTAGGTGTCTGGCGTGGTTTCCCCCATGAGCGGCTGCCGAAAGGGTTTCCTTATACCCCGTTCTCACGTCAGTGCTGACATCATTACTTTCCTTTGTTCAAAATATCTTCTACCAGCCTTCTAAAGTAACTTCGTCGCCTTTGTAACCAATCGACTTGAGTGCTTGATTGAACTGCTGTAAACTAACTTTGTTAATATCATCTACCATTTCAGAAAACATTATGTAACCAAGCTTAGAGCCTTCATCATCTAGTTGTTGAGCTTCCATGTAGGAGCGTGCTAATTTTCGAGCTTCAGTCATCATTTCCGCATCTTTAGCTGATACTCCATTTTTAGCGACACCTTGAGAAATAAGGTACTCAGACGTTTTTTCACGATGCCATAAATAATAAGGCTTACCTTCATTGGGCGTGATTTTCTCAAATAAACCACCATCTTTAGCCATTTGACTAGGTTCACCATCTTTTTCGCGTAATCCATATTGCTTGAGCAGATTACCGAATTTTACGGCTGACACTCCAAACTCTTGACCTAGTTCAGTTAAGGTTTTCCAAACTTTTCGGAAATTGTTTTTCTTTTCCACGATATAATTATTTTCGGTAATAGTGTTAACCTTGACACTTGTAATTATTTACTCACATATAGAATTCCTATTTGATTTTTGAAGAAGCTAGGTACACTTTTATTGCTTCTTCGCTGTTCGCTGTTAAGCGTCTCTACTTTGTGATTCACACTCATCAAACCGGATTCCTATATTACCAATTATTAAGATTTGCGTATATCTTCTCGAAGAGTATTGCACCCTACTCTAGGCGCGGCCGTCGCTAACCTTATGCTATTAAAGAAGATATGGACTAATGTGAAATAGATATTTATCGTATAATATTTTAATTTTCAAATGAGCAAGTCAGTTGTCATCAATCTGGGACATGGTAACTTGTGTGATGGATTTCCAAAAGTGACTATCCAATTGTGGACATTTAGTCAACCGCTTCGAGAGCAATTCATCGGCTCGTTACCCCCTGCACCAAACTTGATTGAATTGTATCAAAAATGGCAGCTAACCTATTATAGTTTATGTAAATCCGTGTATCTACGTTCCAGGTTGGCAGGGGAAGATGATGAACTCGAAATTGATGAAGGCGCTATAACCAACGTCTCTACTGTTGAATTCGAGGATTTATGTCAACAGTTACAAGAAAGTATGAATGCTTGGCTCAAATCCGAGTCAATTCTCAATACTAGCCGACAACTACGCACCTTACTAAACCCAACAGAAGAAATACGGATAATTCTTGAAACTGATAATGAAATAATACGGCGAATACCCTGGTATCGCTGCGATTTATTTAATGATTATCCACACGCAGAAATAGCTCTGTCTCAATCAGAATATAAACGCCCCAAATTGTCACAACTACAAGTTCATAGAAAAACAGTCAGAATCTTGGCAATTTTGGGGAACAGTGAAGGCATAAGTCTGGAAGTAGAAAGTGAGTTTATCAAGAATTTTCCAGGAGCAGAACCTGTTTTTCTTGTCAATCCTACACGTCAAGAATTCAACACACAGCTTTGGGATTCTGCTGGCTGGGATATCCTATTTTTTGCTGGTCATAGTCACAGCGAAGGTGAAACAGGTCGGATTTATATAAACGAAAACAAGACAAATAATAGTCTAACAATTGAACAGTTAGAAGAAGCACTGAAAGCAGCCATTGACAACGGTTTGCGCTTGGCAATTTTTAACTCTTGTGATGGTTTAGGATTAGCAAATGCCCTACAGAAATTGAATTTTTCTACAGTGGTTGTGATGCGAGAGCCAGTACCAAACTTCGTAGCACAGGAATTTTTTAAGTATTTTTTGCAAGTTTTTGCACAAGAACAACTGCCTTTACACCTATCAGTGCAGCAAGCACGCAGAAAGTTACATGGTTTAGAAGATGACTTTCCTGGTGCTTCTTGGTTACCTGTTATTTGTATTAATCCTGCAGCAGAACCACCAACTTGGTTACAACTGAGTGAAAAAACCCTTCATTCCCATTTAGATCAAAATACGAAAATAAGAGCCACCAGCAAATATCAGGATTGGGGAGAGGCGATTGATGCCTCAGTGTTTTACGGACGTACTGAAGAACTCACCACATTAAGGCAATGGATTATTAAGGAAGATTGCCGACTCATCACGTTAATTGGTATGGGTGGGATTGGCAAAACAACTTTGTCTGTGAAATTAGCACACTTTCTGGAAGATGAATTTGAGTACTTGATTTGGCGAAGTCTCCGTAATGCGCCATCAATTCATGAGCTTTTGAGCGACTTAATTAACTTTTTGTCCAATCAACAGCAAACCGTTTTACCAGAAACTTTAGACGGTAAAATCTCTTGTGTAATAAAATATCTGCGCAACTCACGCTGTTTGTTAGTGCTAGACAATGGTGAGTCAATTTTATGTAATGACAAACGTGCTGGAGCATATCGACAAGGATATGAAGGATATGAGCAACTTTTCAGATGTTTGGGAGAGAGTAAACATCAAAGTTGCCTGGTGTTAACCAGTCGAGAGAAACCTAGAGGAATTAGCGTCAAAGAAGGTATCAACTCTCCTATTCGTTCATTAAGGTTGTTTGGCTTAACACAAGGAGAAGGTCAGGAAATTCTGGCAGAAAAAGGCTTTTGTGTATCAGAAGAACAATGCCGATCGCTTGTGGAATATTATGCAGGCAATCCTTTAGCCTTGAAGATTGTCGCAACAACTATTGCGGAATTATTTGATGGCAATACCGCTCAGTTCTTACAACAAGGCACAATTATATTTGGAGATATTTCCGATTTACTAGATCAGCAGTTTAATCGGTTGTCAATTTTAGAAAAACAGGTGATGTACTGGCTGACAATTAATCGAAAATGGGTGTCGTTTCCAGAATTACAAGCAGACATGATTCCTGCTGTCTCACTACGAGATTTGTTAGAAACATTAGAATCTTTACAATCGCGTTCATTAATTGAGAAAAAATCTGGTAAATTTACCCAACAACCAGTAGTGATGGAGTATGTGATTGACACATTCATCGAACAGATTTGCCAAGAGATTGAAACTCAAGAAATAGCATTATTTAATCGATGTGCATTAATCAAATCTCAAGCCAAAGATTACGTGATAAGTGCACAAATTAGGCTGATCCTAAAACCAGTAGCAGATAAACTATTAACTCTTTTTGGTCATCGAGAAAATATTCAAATTTCTTTGAATCAGCTTTTGTCAAAACTGAGGTCGTCTACCTTACAAAAACCAGGATATGCTGCTGGTAATATTCTCAATTTACTCTGGCAGCTTCATGTAGACCTCAATGGTTATGATTTTTCCTACTTAACTGTTTGGCAAGCTTACTTACAGGGCATGAATTTGCATCGAGTCAACTTCGCTAACTCCGATTTAAGTAAGTCTGCTTTGACTCGAACATTAGGAGGAATTTTATCAGCAACTTTTAGTCCAGATGGAAAATTTTTGGCAACAGGTATTGACGATGAAATTATTTTGTGGGAAGTTGCAAACATTAAACAAATTATCACCTACAGTGGTCATATTGGTTGGGTGCAATCTCTTGCTTTTAGTCCAGACGGACAAATTTTAGCAAGTGGTAGCAACGACAAAACAATTCGGTTATGGAATATTCATACCGGACAATGTCTGAAAACACTGCGAGGTCATACTAATTGCGTACAATCTCTTGCCTTTAGTCCAGATGGACAAATTTTAGCAAGTGGTAGCAACGACCAAACAATTAGATTATGGAATATTCAGACTGGACAATGCTTAAAAATTTTGCCAGGGCATACGAGTCGGGTTATATTTGCTAGCTTTGCTTCTCCTATCGGAGACGCTGCGCGTTCACGAAGTGTGCGCTTTGCGCTTACGCAACGCTGCGCGAACAGTCTTAATGGGCAAACATTAGTTACTGGTAGTGAAGACCAAACCGTGAGAGTTTGGGATGTGAACACGGGTGAGTGTCTACAAATCCTAGAAACTCATATCAATTGGGTGCTATCTATTGCTTTAAGTCCTGTTCGCGTAGCGTCCCCGCAGGGGTTTAAGCAAACACTAGTCACTGCA
This portion of the Brasilonema sennae CENA114 genome encodes:
- a CDS encoding TIGR03943 family putative permease subunit — encoded protein: MTSIPKRKSKIPSQKLLPWVDVLAITAWGVLILKYWLTNKLNLLIHPDYFWLAIVGAIGLITIAFFKALQLLQRRREITPNVQHLTLFPPGWSSALVLTAAILGLIITPHVFASQTALERGVTDLMGATRAKPQTTADQLQGKRPQPQPFQASSPPEERTLVGWVRTLNVYPEPDAYNGQKVKVQGFVIHPPDIGKEHLFLARFVITCCAADAYPVGLPVKLKESADQYPADTWLEVEGQMVTENLANKRQLTIDATSLKKIPQPKDPYTY
- a CDS encoding permease, producing the protein MNQLNNGFTLFLSLLVEAIPFLLLGVLFSSLLLFFVDERKLVEKMPKNAFLGALVGSLVGFLFPVCECGNVPVARRLLMQGVPIPVAIGFLLAAPTVNPIVIWATWTAFRDQPEIVVLRVVLSFLIAVIVAYIFSFQKNLDPLVQPAIARYLKFNPPAKPQPKRRPKSQFVQQQEASGSTLLQSGTYLLGGQAGQNIRMDGDILQGNMRASKPSKPLSDKLRLLVDNCVQELRELGAVLVIGSAIAAAIQVLTPREFIIGLGAGPISSITAMMILAVVVSICSTVDSFFALSFASIFTGGSLLAFLIYGPMIDIKGVGLLLSIFKPRAVIYLFVLAGLLTFLFTLFINLHVL
- a CDS encoding NB-ARC domain-containing protein — translated: MSKSVVINLGHGNLCDGFPKVTIQLWTFSQPLREQFIGSLPPAPNLIELYQKWQLTYYSLCKSVYLRSRLAGEDDELEIDEGAITNVSTVEFEDLCQQLQESMNAWLKSESILNTSRQLRTLLNPTEEIRIILETDNEIIRRIPWYRCDLFNDYPHAEIALSQSEYKRPKLSQLQVHRKTVRILAILGNSEGISLEVESEFIKNFPGAEPVFLVNPTRQEFNTQLWDSAGWDILFFAGHSHSEGETGRIYINENKTNNSLTIEQLEEALKAAIDNGLRLAIFNSCDGLGLANALQKLNFSTVVVMREPVPNFVAQEFFKYFLQVFAQEQLPLHLSVQQARRKLHGLEDDFPGASWLPVICINPAAEPPTWLQLSEKTLHSHLDQNTKIRATSKYQDWGEAIDASVFYGRTEELTTLRQWIIKEDCRLITLIGMGGIGKTTLSVKLAHFLEDEFEYLIWRSLRNAPSIHELLSDLINFLSNQQQTVLPETLDGKISCVIKYLRNSRCLLVLDNGESILCNDKRAGAYRQGYEGYEQLFRCLGESKHQSCLVLTSREKPRGISVKEGINSPIRSLRLFGLTQGEGQEILAEKGFCVSEEQCRSLVEYYAGNPLALKIVATTIAELFDGNTAQFLQQGTIIFGDISDLLDQQFNRLSILEKQVMYWLTINRKWVSFPELQADMIPAVSLRDLLETLESLQSRSLIEKKSGKFTQQPVVMEYVIDTFIEQICQEIETQEIALFNRCALIKSQAKDYVISAQIRLILKPVADKLLTLFGHRENIQISLNQLLSKLRSSTLQKPGYAAGNILNLLWQLHVDLNGYDFSYLTVWQAYLQGMNLHRVNFANSDLSKSALTRTLGGILSATFSPDGKFLATGIDDEIILWEVANIKQIITYSGHIGWVQSLAFSPDGQILASGSNDKTIRLWNIHTGQCLKTLRGHTNCVQSLAFSPDGQILASGSNDQTIRLWNIQTGQCLKILPGHTSRVIFASFASPIGDAARSRSVRFALTQRCANSLNGQTLVTGSEDQTVRVWDVNTGECLQILETHINWVLSIALSPVRVASPQGFKQTLVTASDGTTVKFWDLASGECIRILPDYNSYVWAVAFSPDGKTLATGSEDKTVKIWDALTGECLQTLHEHSERVWLVAFNPDGQTLISASENQTMKLWDVHTGECLRTVDGYSNWVLSVAFSSDGQMLASSSEDQRVRLWDVVTGECLQTLQGHTNLVSSVTCAPQNIDVRTNKFITSGVETKQKSQILASSSDDTTIKLWDASTGECVKTLWGHSSWVHAISFSLDGHILASASRDQTVKLWDWRTGECLHTLEGHTHRVKTVAFNRQSSMLVSGSDDNTVKLWEVSTGICLQTFPGHSDWVLSVVFSPCAGILASASGDQTIKLWDVSTGGNFKTFQGHTYRVRTIAFSPDGKTLASGSDDQTVKLWDVSTGENFKTFVGHHKAVRSIAFSPNSPLLVSCSEDETIKLWNIETGECVKTMKIDRPYEGMNITNAIGLTTSQKNTLKALGAVER